A section of the Paenibacillus odorifer genome encodes:
- a CDS encoding acetylxylan esterase, translated as MGSDMNLSQLKEYNGSSPKPGDFEQFWERALRDLDAQPLDYELEPAEFVSELAECFHLYFTGVGGARIHCKYVRPKKNVHKKGPGLVMFHGYSCDSGDWMEKVAYAAHGISVLAMDCRGQGGLSEDNLTVKGTTIRGHIIRGMDDPNPYNLYYRNVFLDTAQTARVLMSMDEVDPERVGAFGLSQGGALTVACAALEPRLKIALPVYPFLSDYKRAWELDITTSAYEEINYYFRFFDPHHLREDEIFNRLGYIDIQNLAERIQAKVLWVTGLSDTICPPSTQFAAYNKILASKELMVYYEYGHEYLPYLADRALELFMTL; from the coding sequence TTGGGAAGCGACATGAATTTGTCACAGTTAAAGGAATATAACGGAAGTAGTCCAAAGCCGGGTGATTTCGAGCAGTTTTGGGAGCGGGCATTACGTGATCTGGATGCACAGCCGCTGGATTATGAGCTGGAGCCGGCGGAGTTTGTCAGTGAGCTTGCGGAGTGTTTCCATTTGTATTTTACCGGAGTTGGCGGTGCAAGAATCCATTGCAAATATGTAAGACCGAAGAAAAACGTACATAAAAAAGGCCCCGGTCTAGTGATGTTCCATGGGTACTCCTGTGACAGCGGGGATTGGATGGAGAAGGTGGCTTATGCTGCCCACGGGATTAGCGTCCTGGCGATGGATTGTCGCGGACAGGGCGGCCTCTCCGAAGATAATCTTACCGTAAAGGGCACCACGATACGTGGACATATCATTCGAGGGATGGATGATCCTAATCCATATAACCTTTATTATCGCAATGTGTTTTTGGATACGGCACAGACTGCCCGAGTTCTGATGTCTATGGATGAAGTTGATCCTGAGCGTGTAGGTGCCTTTGGACTATCTCAAGGTGGAGCGCTGACTGTCGCTTGTGCAGCATTAGAGCCTCGCTTAAAAATAGCCTTGCCTGTGTATCCCTTCCTTTCAGATTATAAACGTGCTTGGGAACTGGATATTACCACCTCAGCTTATGAGGAGATCAACTATTATTTCCGGTTTTTTGATCCCCATCATTTGCGTGAGGATGAGATTTTTAATAGGCTCGGCTATATCGATATTCAGAATCTTGCGGAAAGAATTCAGGCTAAAGTACTGTGGGTTACCGGGTTATCCGATACGATTTGTCCACCTTCAACTCAATTTGCCGCATACAATAAAATACTAGCGTCCAAAGAGCTTATGGTTTATTATGAGTACGGTCATGAGTATTTACCATATCTTGCCGATCGGGCGTTGGAATTGTTCATGACCTTGTAA
- a CDS encoding methyl-accepting chemotaxis protein, whose protein sequence is MKSQAKKEKAHFQLHPAKSIGVRLFLIFFISTMVLVLSLGYISYSVAEQTIENNALSANQQTVVQAAEKFDVELLRYEDGLGRILYNNEIQDALKQGNNPTTSNEERNLQSNQISAELNAWLTASKGVEAVYLIPMNQEVPTSSAGSKDNAFIKEFRESSWFKQLEEEPQTLWIPRTVQEQEGNTSGMFHLAQSIAGDTQSPGYIIICDIRISELENQLRKVDLGPSSYMQLLTDKDELIASSQQVGTDTYLSLGGTLLHGLEHEAGSLPTKDEKGKSILAVYGTMESSSWRLLGVVPAENLTKDALRILKTTYIIVAVAAIVAILIGYWMYRMVSKPLTRLKDLMSKGADGNLGVRTEITSRDEIGQLSGSFNRMMERITELVIHTNETARKVMETANELSGVSRKTAMAAKEIAAATEEIAGGSGSLALEADQGNELTGQISVQMNKVNSATHEMDHTAHSIGVLSEEGFNELKELLGKTNKTGDMTNKLVLKVNELQDTTSSVMKVLDVMQNITQQTNILSLNATIEAARAGESGRGFMVVADEIRQLADQSKDSIAVVANITDTIMKDMNETVGVLSEVAPLFNQQVTSVESTSDIFVSVQDQMRHFITRLESVALSMDSLSQSQKVLSNSMGNISSIAEESSAASQEVASLSGEQQSVSDHLVELSEQLEHASRQLQEKLSKFNL, encoded by the coding sequence ATGAAGTCGCAAGCAAAAAAAGAAAAGGCGCATTTCCAGCTGCACCCTGCCAAATCGATTGGGGTGCGGCTTTTTCTCATCTTCTTCATCTCAACAATGGTGCTCGTTCTCTCACTTGGCTACATTTCCTATTCCGTAGCTGAGCAAACGATCGAGAATAACGCGCTGTCAGCCAATCAACAGACAGTCGTCCAAGCTGCAGAGAAGTTTGATGTTGAATTATTGCGTTATGAGGACGGCCTAGGAAGAATTCTTTACAACAATGAGATTCAGGATGCACTCAAACAAGGGAATAATCCCACTACAAGTAATGAGGAACGTAATTTGCAGTCTAACCAGATTAGCGCCGAGCTGAATGCCTGGCTGACCGCATCAAAGGGGGTAGAAGCTGTATACCTCATCCCGATGAATCAGGAAGTCCCCACTTCTTCAGCGGGATCAAAAGACAACGCTTTTATCAAGGAATTCAGAGAATCATCATGGTTCAAGCAGCTTGAAGAGGAACCACAAACACTGTGGATTCCCCGGACAGTACAAGAACAAGAAGGAAATACTTCGGGTATGTTTCATTTGGCACAATCGATAGCTGGGGATACACAAAGCCCGGGATACATAATTATCTGTGATATTAGAATTAGTGAATTAGAAAATCAGCTTCGTAAAGTTGATCTCGGACCCAGCTCTTACATGCAATTGCTGACGGATAAGGATGAATTGATCGCATCGTCCCAGCAAGTAGGAACAGATACTTATCTCAGTCTGGGAGGGACCCTTCTTCATGGTTTGGAGCATGAGGCGGGGTCATTGCCAACGAAGGATGAGAAAGGGAAATCCATACTAGCTGTGTATGGGACGATGGAAAGCTCCAGCTGGAGATTGCTTGGTGTTGTTCCGGCTGAGAATCTTACGAAAGACGCACTTCGTATTCTAAAAACTACATATATTATTGTTGCGGTGGCTGCTATTGTCGCCATTCTAATTGGTTACTGGATGTACAGAATGGTATCCAAGCCCTTGACCCGGCTTAAAGATTTAATGTCTAAGGGGGCAGATGGGAATCTTGGAGTACGCACGGAGATTACCTCACGAGATGAAATAGGTCAGTTATCGGGTTCCTTTAATAGGATGATGGAACGGATCACAGAACTGGTTATCCATACTAATGAAACGGCTCGAAAGGTAATGGAAACGGCCAATGAACTTAGTGGGGTATCGCGTAAGACAGCGATGGCCGCCAAAGAGATTGCCGCTGCAACAGAAGAAATTGCCGGAGGTTCAGGCAGCCTGGCTTTGGAGGCGGACCAGGGCAACGAGCTTACGGGGCAAATTTCGGTGCAAATGAACAAAGTGAACTCAGCTACGCATGAGATGGATCATACCGCACATAGTATCGGCGTGCTTAGTGAAGAAGGTTTTAATGAGTTAAAAGAGCTGCTTGGCAAAACCAATAAGACGGGCGATATGACGAATAAGCTCGTGTTGAAAGTGAATGAGCTGCAAGACACCACATCATCAGTGATGAAGGTGCTTGATGTTATGCAGAATATTACACAGCAGACGAATATTTTGTCTCTAAATGCAACGATAGAAGCGGCAAGGGCAGGGGAGTCCGGCCGGGGATTTATGGTAGTGGCCGATGAAATACGCCAGCTTGCAGATCAGTCCAAAGATTCCATTGCTGTGGTGGCTAATATAACAGACACCATTATGAAGGATATGAACGAGACCGTAGGTGTTCTCTCGGAAGTAGCCCCTCTTTTTAATCAGCAGGTGACTTCAGTGGAGAGCACTAGCGATATCTTCGTATCTGTACAGGATCAGATGCGTCATTTTATTACACGTTTGGAATCTGTTGCTTTATCGATGGATAGCTTGAGCCAATCCCAAAAGGTGCTGTCAAATTCCATGGGCAATATCAGCTCCATTGCAGAGGAATCATCAGCAGCTTCGCAAGAAGTGGCTTCGCTTAGCGGGGAGCAACAAAGTGTGAGTGATCATTTAGTGGAGCTGTCTGAGCAGCTTGAGCATGCGTCCCGGCAGTTGCAAGAAAAACTGTCCAAGTTTAATTTGTAA
- a CDS encoding peptidoglycan D,D-transpeptidase FtsI family protein produces MHNNVHRRILGGLIILCSVVAVLVLRLAWIQLFMKEQTVPGTKYTLAKMAEIQSERETVLDTGRGRLYDRKSEPLAGETIWTAAFFPQEAKARNTVTKVVYEEAESMHRLAAILGVSYEQLLNKRSSLKEPLLWPSSVGKGPLALTSAQAEEVSALGIEGVGVLPFARRYDGNATGRQWLGYLSEAVPNTGGKASPSGLRIPMTGTDGLEKTLEPLLRGVGHTEAYAQVDAHGQRVPGSPIQVRTPGNPYYPLSLYTTIDKKLQEQIEELAVKAGMEEGAVVVLDTGTGDIEAMVSLPFYDPEKISPEGGEWNNRALQAAVPGSIFKIVTAAAALEAEVTSADELFYCSGQYEKYGLSCLKGKGHGALTLAQGFAVSCNTVFAALAERLSGAQLQATALALGLGRDISWQAENTLGFPVLKPLSGEQKGTIFTSLLPDDPGARVQTAIGQRDVQVTPLQAANLVVTLLHGGEVRAPRILQRVTFANGQKLEDLPGHLSPSTAGRISESTARQLLSWMRKVVTDGTGTSLQSTKWPVAGKSGTAQTLVKGVPRNNQWFIGYGPVDHPRYAVSVAVENVAPDSSHLAVKLFGQVLDLLSSVPSGA; encoded by the coding sequence TTGCACAATAATGTCCACAGACGCATACTCGGCGGACTGATTATTTTATGTTCAGTGGTAGCCGTGTTGGTCCTTAGGCTGGCGTGGATTCAACTGTTTATGAAGGAACAGACGGTCCCTGGAACGAAATATACACTTGCAAAGATGGCGGAAATTCAAAGCGAACGGGAGACTGTATTGGATACTGGGCGGGGGCGCCTGTATGACCGAAAGAGTGAACCCCTTGCCGGGGAAACCATTTGGACGGCTGCTTTTTTTCCTCAAGAGGCGAAGGCTAGGAATACCGTGACGAAGGTTGTATACGAAGAAGCTGAGTCCATGCACCGATTGGCAGCTATCCTTGGAGTGAGTTATGAGCAATTGCTAAACAAGCGCTCTTCCCTTAAAGAACCTCTGCTTTGGCCATCCTCAGTGGGAAAAGGACCGCTCGCACTTACATCCGCACAAGCGGAAGAAGTGAGTGCATTGGGGATCGAGGGCGTAGGCGTGCTTCCTTTTGCTCGCAGATATGATGGGAACGCAACTGGACGGCAGTGGCTTGGATATTTATCGGAAGCGGTCCCAAACACTGGTGGGAAGGCTTCGCCATCGGGGCTGAGAATTCCGATGACAGGAACGGACGGGTTAGAAAAGACCCTGGAGCCGTTGCTTCGAGGCGTCGGGCATACTGAGGCATACGCTCAGGTTGATGCGCACGGGCAACGTGTCCCGGGCAGTCCCATTCAAGTACGAACCCCGGGCAATCCGTATTATCCGCTGTCTTTATATACAACGATTGATAAAAAGCTTCAGGAACAAATAGAGGAGTTAGCTGTCAAAGCTGGAATGGAGGAAGGAGCCGTGGTGGTGTTAGACACCGGAACGGGAGATATTGAAGCCATGGTATCTTTACCTTTTTACGACCCAGAGAAGATATCCCCTGAAGGGGGAGAGTGGAATAACCGGGCGCTGCAGGCTGCTGTACCTGGATCAATCTTCAAAATCGTCACAGCAGCAGCGGCACTAGAAGCCGAGGTCACCTCAGCGGATGAGCTCTTCTATTGTTCAGGGCAATATGAGAAATATGGATTATCTTGTCTAAAAGGAAAAGGACACGGCGCCCTCACGCTGGCGCAAGGGTTCGCCGTGTCCTGTAATACAGTATTTGCTGCGCTGGCAGAGCGCTTAAGTGGGGCGCAGCTTCAAGCGACAGCACTCGCGCTGGGGCTCGGAAGAGATATTAGCTGGCAAGCGGAGAATACGCTTGGTTTTCCAGTTCTTAAGCCACTATCCGGTGAGCAGAAGGGGACGATCTTCACTTCTTTGCTGCCGGATGATCCAGGCGCCAGAGTGCAGACGGCCATTGGGCAGCGAGATGTGCAAGTGACACCACTTCAGGCAGCCAACCTGGTAGTGACGTTACTGCATGGAGGGGAAGTGAGAGCGCCAAGAATTCTCCAGCGTGTGACCTTTGCAAATGGTCAAAAGCTAGAGGATCTGCCGGGTCATCTTTCCCCTTCAACTGCAGGGAGGATCTCAGAATCTACAGCCCGCCAGCTGCTGTCCTGGATGCGTAAAGTTGTTACGGATGGAACCGGCACAAGTCTGCAGAGTACGAAATGGCCGGTTGCCGGGAAATCAGGTACGGCACAAACCCTTGTTAAGGGTGTGCCGCGTAACAATCAATGGTTTATCGGCTATGGGCCGGTGGATCATCCCAGATATGCTGTGTCGGTAGCGGTTGAGAACGTTGCTCCGGACAGTTCACATCTAGCGGTTAAGCTGTTTGGTCAAGTGTTGGATTTACTATCATCGGTTCCCTCTGGAGCTTGA
- a CDS encoding AI-2E family transporter has translation MLPLYKKYWRTFFDIGLIVLTVYLIMFSFSKLYQLAAPVFLSFFVFLLIEPLARFLNRRGLGKPFASAISVLLFLIVLLGTLFGAGLLITIQALHFQENLPKYTYVVQQHFVETTTYLQQKIDNLPPDITNKVNGYFKDATDVLTGWLITFLKYMAGILGSFSTFMANFGIAIILAFFLSMEIKDWRKIAHDKMPKTFKNAFAFLQGNVFKAIGSYLKAQLILISITFAIVLVGLFILRTGNEITMALVCAVFDVLPLLGVTTILVPWIIYLFIVGNTSLAIGLIILLAIVLIVRQLLEPKITGNSIGVSSAFLMLSFVILSTSAFGMAGLILSPILLILIKELIQQGYLQSWIYLPQEEFIVSPFAANGPASNHTSSAPPPEPQAPEGTDDSKSNT, from the coding sequence ATGCTGCCGTTATACAAAAAATATTGGCGCACATTTTTTGACATCGGATTAATTGTCCTCACGGTTTATTTAATTATGTTCTCCTTTAGTAAACTGTACCAGTTAGCTGCACCTGTATTCCTGTCTTTTTTTGTATTTTTGCTTATCGAACCCTTGGCCCGCTTCTTGAACCGCCGTGGTCTTGGTAAACCTTTCGCCTCCGCTATTTCAGTGTTGCTCTTTCTGATTGTGCTGTTAGGTACATTATTTGGTGCCGGTCTACTGATTACGATCCAGGCCCTTCACTTCCAAGAGAACCTCCCTAAATATACATATGTGGTGCAGCAGCATTTTGTGGAGACCACGACCTACCTGCAGCAAAAAATAGATAACTTGCCACCCGATATTACGAACAAGGTCAACGGCTACTTTAAAGATGCCACGGATGTCCTAACAGGATGGCTGATTACTTTTCTAAAATATATGGCCGGTATTCTTGGCTCCTTCTCCACCTTCATGGCCAATTTCGGGATAGCCATCATTTTGGCATTTTTCCTTAGCATGGAGATCAAAGATTGGCGTAAAATCGCGCATGACAAAATGCCAAAAACTTTTAAGAACGCCTTTGCCTTTTTACAAGGCAATGTTTTTAAAGCCATCGGGTCCTATTTAAAAGCACAACTTATTCTGATCAGCATTACTTTTGCCATAGTTCTGGTTGGCTTATTTATTCTGCGAACCGGCAACGAAATCACAATGGCGTTAGTCTGCGCTGTATTTGATGTTTTGCCGCTTCTTGGCGTGACGACAATTTTAGTCCCTTGGATCATCTATTTGTTCATCGTGGGCAATACTTCACTGGCTATCGGATTAATTATCCTCCTTGCCATTGTACTAATTGTTAGACAGCTGCTTGAGCCGAAGATTACCGGGAATTCGATTGGCGTATCCTCAGCTTTCCTTATGCTGTCGTTCGTCATTCTGTCCACATCTGCTTTCGGTATGGCCGGTCTGATCCTGTCGCCGATTCTGCTTATTCTGATAAAAGAACTGATTCAACAAGGGTATCTTCAGAGCTGGATCTATCTTCCGCAAGAGGAATTTATCGTTTCGCCCTTTGCTGCTAACGGTCCAGCTTCCAATCATACCAGCTCTGCGCCACCACCTGAACCTCAAGCTCCAGAGGGAACCGATGATAGTAAATCCAACACTTGA
- a CDS encoding glycoside hydrolase family 130 protein, translating into MSEVKLVGASAINIPNMPWQEKPAGYENPIWRHNDNPVIKRNPAKGVARIFNSAVAAYEGSFIGVFRVEDNTTRPHLRMGHSVDGLDWKIDDEPIRFIDEEGNPYQPRYAYDPRLVKVEDTFYIIWCTDFYGAAIGVAKTQDFKTFISLENPFLPFNRNGVLFPRKINNNFVMLSRPSDSGHTPFGDVFLSESPDFVYWGKHRHVMTKGGQGWWQSVKIGGGPAPIETTEGWLMFYHGVTGTCNGLVYSMGAVILDINEPSKVKYRSKNFVLTPEEWYEERGFVNNVLFPCATLHDAETGHIAIYYGAADTYVGVAYTTVNEIVNYVIETHEEVGDDAGLGKI; encoded by the coding sequence ATGAGTGAAGTAAAATTGGTTGGAGCAAGTGCAATTAACATCCCGAACATGCCTTGGCAAGAAAAGCCTGCTGGCTACGAGAATCCGATTTGGAGACATAATGATAACCCGGTTATCAAAAGAAATCCTGCAAAAGGTGTAGCCCGTATTTTCAATAGTGCGGTTGCTGCGTATGAAGGCAGTTTTATTGGTGTATTTCGTGTAGAAGATAACACGACTCGTCCGCATCTGCGTATGGGACATAGTGTGGATGGTTTGGATTGGAAAATCGATGATGAGCCGATCCGATTTATAGATGAAGAAGGTAATCCTTATCAGCCGCGTTATGCTTACGATCCACGTCTGGTGAAGGTTGAAGATACATTTTATATTATCTGGTGTACAGATTTCTACGGCGCAGCTATTGGTGTAGCTAAAACACAAGATTTCAAAACATTTATCAGCTTGGAAAACCCATTCCTGCCATTCAACAGGAACGGCGTACTGTTCCCTAGAAAAATCAACAATAACTTCGTGATGTTGTCCCGTCCAAGTGACAGTGGCCATACGCCATTTGGTGATGTGTTCCTTAGTGAGAGCCCTGACTTCGTATATTGGGGAAAACACCGCCATGTAATGACCAAGGGTGGTCAAGGCTGGTGGCAAAGTGTCAAAATTGGTGGCGGACCAGCGCCGATTGAAACTACTGAAGGCTGGTTGATGTTCTACCATGGCGTAACTGGAACCTGCAACGGTCTTGTGTATAGCATGGGGGCGGTTATTTTGGATATCAATGAGCCCTCAAAAGTAAAATATCGCTCGAAAAACTTTGTATTAACGCCAGAAGAATGGTATGAGGAAAGAGGTTTTGTGAATAACGTCCTGTTCCCATGTGCCACACTGCATGATGCAGAAACCGGCCATATCGCCATTTATTATGGCGCTGCTGATACTTATGTAGGCGTTGCTTATACAACGGTTAATGAAATCGTCAACTATGTCATCGAAACTCATGAAGAGGTTGGCGATGATGCAGGTTTAGGCAAAATCTAG
- a CDS encoding polysaccharide deacetylase family protein codes for MQTLLLWLFYISSFYAFIPGMISRIFGYRVFRKGTGRNEFALTFDDGPDPRFTPLLLELLKRYDAKATFFVVGSNAERYPDLIQRIHDEGHLIGIHNYVHKTNWLMRPATVRRQIQRTNDIIYNIIGERSTYYRPPWGIVNLFDISKRRQVEIVLWSAMFGDWREKLGAEKLTEKMLARLNPGEVMLLHDSGTTLGADADAPGNMLVALEQTLEEARKRGLRSIRIDEMIKMAETSPIRRLSFGKRVLVGLWLAWEQVFQALFHLQTITPSDPFLHYRMRKYQGEPVELEGGALLRKGDKVIELHIDNKQLFELGIHSRSSAQLAIRMIRRMEKDLPILAEIIAKDVDLAEAKALYGVSMINRGPEKFGFTVRDLPDGLFARSSKFYLRILLSVIHPAGGARLKERSEVLVPKLILMPVSELLKKMNQQLPHHPKTAKKRKSQQEESLSLNDSVAEVEMPGATVTN; via the coding sequence ATGCAGACTTTGCTGCTCTGGTTATTTTACATCTCATCATTTTATGCTTTTATCCCTGGTATGATCAGCCGGATTTTTGGTTACCGTGTCTTTCGTAAAGGAACTGGGCGAAATGAATTCGCTCTGACCTTCGATGATGGACCTGATCCTCGATTTACACCATTACTGCTGGAATTACTGAAGAGGTATGATGCAAAAGCGACCTTTTTTGTAGTAGGCTCTAATGCTGAACGTTATCCTGATCTTATTCAGCGTATCCATGATGAGGGACATCTCATCGGGATTCATAATTATGTTCACAAGACGAACTGGCTCATGCGGCCAGCAACCGTCCGCCGGCAGATTCAACGTACGAATGATATTATTTATAATATTATTGGCGAACGCAGTACGTATTACCGTCCACCTTGGGGCATTGTCAATTTATTTGATATTTCCAAACGACGCCAAGTTGAAATTGTGCTTTGGTCGGCAATGTTTGGCGATTGGCGTGAGAAGCTCGGCGCCGAAAAACTTACTGAGAAGATGCTGGCCCGTCTAAATCCCGGGGAAGTGATGTTGTTGCATGATAGCGGCACAACGCTGGGTGCAGATGCGGATGCTCCAGGGAATATGCTTGTGGCTCTTGAGCAGACACTGGAGGAAGCCCGTAAACGGGGACTCCGCAGCATTCGGATTGACGAAATGATTAAGATGGCTGAGACGTCACCTATCCGGCGCTTATCTTTTGGTAAACGGGTGCTTGTAGGACTTTGGTTAGCTTGGGAACAGGTATTTCAAGCTCTTTTTCATCTCCAAACGATTACTCCGTCAGATCCTTTCCTGCATTATCGGATGCGGAAATATCAGGGCGAACCGGTTGAACTCGAGGGTGGAGCACTGCTCCGTAAAGGTGACAAAGTCATTGAGCTGCACATCGATAATAAACAGCTGTTCGAATTAGGAATTCATTCACGTTCTTCCGCTCAACTTGCGATTCGAATGATCCGCAGAATGGAAAAGGATCTGCCCATTCTTGCTGAGATCATTGCCAAAGATGTGGATCTTGCAGAAGCCAAAGCGCTTTACGGGGTCAGCATGATTAACCGGGGACCGGAGAAATTCGGCTTTACCGTACGCGATTTGCCGGATGGCTTATTCGCACGTTCCTCTAAATTTTACTTAAGGATCCTGTTAAGTGTGATTCATCCAGCAGGTGGGGCAAGGCTTAAAGAACGGAGCGAGGTCCTTGTGCCGAAGCTTATCCTGATGCCTGTCTCAGAGCTGCTCAAAAAGATGAATCAACAGCTGCCTCATCATCCGAAAACTGCAAAAAAACGCAAATCGCAACAGGAAGAATCGTTGTCACTTAATGATTCGGTTGCGGAAGTAGAAATGCCAGGTGCGACAGTAACAAATTGA
- a CDS encoding carbohydrate ABC transporter permease, which yields MHSVKYTTASIFKYLTLILGALVALIPIVVVFFASLKTGTEYASTGPLTLPENWLNFSNYTKAFVDGKMLLGFKNTVIIVVISIAGATLTGSMMAYILSRFKFKGSKILISMFLIATLIPGVTTQVATFQIINHLGLFNTRWAPIVMYLGTDIIAVYIFMQFLDSISESLDESAMLDGASYWTIYWRIILPLLKPAIVTVVIVKGVNIYNDFYTPFLYMPKTDLQTISTALFKFKGPYGSQWEVICAAIMIAIIPTLVVFTALQKYIYNGFSQGSVK from the coding sequence ATGCATTCTGTAAAATATACCACTGCTAGTATATTCAAATATCTCACCTTGATTTTGGGAGCACTTGTAGCTTTGATACCTATCGTGGTCGTGTTTTTCGCTTCATTAAAGACCGGAACGGAATATGCTTCTACCGGACCGTTAACGCTGCCAGAGAATTGGTTGAATTTCTCCAACTACACAAAGGCTTTTGTAGACGGGAAAATGCTGCTCGGTTTTAAAAATACTGTCATTATCGTTGTGATTTCTATTGCGGGTGCCACGTTGACGGGTTCGATGATGGCTTATATTTTATCGCGCTTCAAATTTAAAGGCAGTAAGATCCTAATTAGTATGTTCCTGATTGCTACTCTGATTCCAGGCGTAACTACACAAGTGGCTACTTTCCAAATCATCAATCACTTGGGATTATTTAATACCAGATGGGCGCCAATCGTTATGTACTTGGGCACGGATATTATCGCTGTTTATATCTTCATGCAGTTTTTGGATTCGATCTCCGAGTCACTGGATGAATCCGCGATGCTGGACGGAGCTTCGTATTGGACGATTTATTGGAGAATTATTTTGCCATTGTTGAAGCCGGCGATTGTAACTGTAGTGATCGTGAAGGGTGTTAATATTTATAACGATTTTTACACCCCTTTCCTTTATATGCCGAAAACAGATCTGCAAACGATCTCCACAGCACTCTTTAAGTTTAAAGGTCCATATGGATCGCAGTGGGAAGTAATATGTGCGGCGATTATGATCGCAATTATACCTACATTGGTTGTGTTTACCGCCTTGCAAAAATATATCTACAATGGTTTTTCGCAAGGTTCTGTAAAGTGA